The sequence ATGAGGTGGTGACGCGCGGGGCATATTCGCTCTCCTATGCGGGCGCGGGAACCGTTTCGCTCAAAGAGGCGCTCGATGCCGCGCACGGCCACGAGCACGCGGAGGACGGATCCGAACTGGGCGAAAATGAAGCGAAGCAAGATCACAAGGGCCATGCCCATGGCGAAGAAGCTCATATCCAAGGCAGCCGCCTATGGATGTATTCCTCCATCCTGCTTGGTCTTCTGCTCATCGCCTCCCTGTTGACCCGGAAAAGCAATCCAAGGACGGATGCCTGAAGCAGGCGTCACATCACCAACTTCCCCACCATGCTCAACAAGCTGATCCAATTCTCGCTGGCCAACCGTGCCGCGGTGGTCGCCGTCTCCATCCTCATGATGGTGCTCGGCCTCCACACCGCCACACAGCTGCCCGTCGAGGTCTTGCCGGATCTCACCAAGCCAACCGTGACAATCCTGGTCGAGGCACACGGGCTTTCACCGGAGGAGGTGGAAACACAGATCACAGTCCCGCTTGAAAACTCGCTCATGGGCATCACCGGCCTCACCAGGCTGCGCTCGAACTCGGATGTCGCCCTGTCCCTGATCTACGCGGAATTCGGCTGGGGCACGGACATCCAAAGAGCCCGAGTGCTGGTGCAGGAGCGGCTCCAGTCCGCCCGCGAGAAACTGCCGCCCGGCACCGAGCCTTTCATGACCCCCGTCGCCTCCCTGATGGGGGAGATCCTGCTCGTCGGCGTCCGCTCGACCGTTGCGGAGGGCGGTGAGGGACACCTCAAGCCCGAGGAGGTGCGCACCCTCGCCGACTGGACGATCAAGCCGCGCCTACAGTCAATCAACGGCATCGCGGAAGTCCTCAACATGGGCGGCGGCATACGCCGGATCGAGATCCAGCCGGACCCGCATCGCATGTACGCACACAATGTCAGCTTTGCGGAGCTTGAGAATGCTGCGCAAAACGCCGCCAGCCGCAGCGCCGGCGGTTTCCTTAACACCGGCCCGACGGAGATCATGATCCGCAACCTTGCGATGACCGTGGAACCGGATGAGATCGCAAAAACGGTGGTGAAAAAAATCGACGACAGGCCCATTTCCATCGCGGATGTGGCGGATGTGGTGTGGGGCATCGAGCCGATGCGCGGCGATGCCACTGTCAGCAAAGCCCCGGAGAAATCGCCGACCTACGGGGTCATCATGTCGATCACGAAAGCACCCGGAGCGGACACCCGCAGGCTCACCGAAGAGATCGAGGCTGCGCTCGCCGATCTGGCGCCCGCCCTGCCCGCCGGAGTGGAGACGACCACGCTTTTCCAGCAGAAGGACTTCATTGACCACGCGATCGGGAACCTGACTGAAGCGATCCGCGACGGAGCCATCATGGTGGTGATCGTGCTGTTCCTCTTTCTCCTGAATTTCCGCACCACCTTCATAACCCTCACGGCCATACCCATGTCCTTCGCGGTGACCATGCTGGTTTTCAAGCTCTCCGGGATCAGCGTGAACTCGATGACCCTCGGCGGCCTCGCGGTGGCCATCGGCATGGTGGTGGACGATGCGATCGTGGACGTGGAGAATGTGTTCCGGAGGCTGCGTGAGAACGCCGCCCGCCCCGAGCCTTTGCCAAGGCTCTCCGTCATCGCCAGCGCATCCGGCGAGGTGCGCAACTCCATACTCTACGCCACCGTCCTCATCATCCTCGTCTTCCTCCCGCTGCTGGGTTTGAGCGGAGTGGAGGGGAAACTCTTCGCCCCCATCGCCATCGCCACCATCGTCTCGATGAGCGCCTCATTCATCGTCTCGCTCACCGTCATCCCGGTGCTCTGCTCCTTCCTGCTGAAGCCGAGGGACGGCGGCAAGCACAGGGACGGAGCGATTTCCCGGGTGTTGAAATGGCTCTTGGAAAAGACCCTTCTCCGCGCCGCCCTCGCCCAGCCGCTGATCGTGCTGCTCATCGCCTTCGCGCTGATGCTCGCCTCATTTTCTCTCTATCCCGCCATGAACAAGGACTTCCTGCCGCGTTTCGAGGAGGAGACGGCGCTCGTGGCGGCGACTGCGGCACCCGGCACCTCGCTGGAGGAGATGAACCGCATTTCCGATGTCATCGAACAGCAGATCCTTTCCGTCCCGGAGGTCAGGAAAATCGGCAGGCGGCTGGGTCGGGCGGAGCGCGGCGACCACGTGGTTCCGGTCTCCACCGCGGAGTTCGATGTGGATTTCACGGCCAGCGAAAGATCCCGGAAAGAAATCCTGGATGACATCGGCGGAAAAGTCCGGACGGTGCCGGGCATCTTCGCCGTGGTCGGCGGCCCGCTTGGGGACAGGATAGGCCACATGATGAGCGGGGTGTCCGCGCCGGTGGCGGTGAAAGTCTTCGGCCCGGACTTGGAGAAAATCCGCAGCATCGGCACGGAGGTGCAAAAAGTCGCACGGACGATCCCGGGTTTCGAGAACGCGAAGCTCGACCAAGCGGCCTCGATCCCACAGCTGCGCATCGAGCCGGACCGCACCCGCGCACTCGCCTACGGGATCACGCCCGGCAGGATCAGTTCGGAGCTCTCCGCACTGCTCGGCGGCCATGAATGCGCCAAGCTCTACGCGGGACAAGTGGAGATCAACCTCGTGACCCGCCTGCCGCTGGAGTGGAGGAACTCCCCGCAGAGGATTTCCGAAATCCCCATCCAGGTTTCCGAAAAACAATGGGTGCCGCTTTCCCAGATCGCCGACGTCCGCGAGGCCAAGGGGCCGAACGTGATATTCCGTGAAAACAACCAGC comes from Akkermansiaceae bacterium and encodes:
- a CDS encoding efflux RND transporter permease subunit gives rise to the protein MLNKLIQFSLANRAAVVAVSILMMVLGLHTATQLPVEVLPDLTKPTVTILVEAHGLSPEEVETQITVPLENSLMGITGLTRLRSNSDVALSLIYAEFGWGTDIQRARVLVQERLQSAREKLPPGTEPFMTPVASLMGEILLVGVRSTVAEGGEGHLKPEEVRTLADWTIKPRLQSINGIAEVLNMGGGIRRIEIQPDPHRMYAHNVSFAELENAAQNAASRSAGGFLNTGPTEIMIRNLAMTVEPDEIAKTVVKKIDDRPISIADVADVVWGIEPMRGDATVSKAPEKSPTYGVIMSITKAPGADTRRLTEEIEAALADLAPALPAGVETTTLFQQKDFIDHAIGNLTEAIRDGAIMVVIVLFLFLLNFRTTFITLTAIPMSFAVTMLVFKLSGISVNSMTLGGLAVAIGMVVDDAIVDVENVFRRLRENAARPEPLPRLSVIASASGEVRNSILYATVLIILVFLPLLGLSGVEGKLFAPIAIATIVSMSASFIVSLTVIPVLCSFLLKPRDGGKHRDGAISRVLKWLLEKTLLRAALAQPLIVLLIAFALMLASFSLYPAMNKDFLPRFEEETALVAATAAPGTSLEEMNRISDVIEQQILSVPEVRKIGRRLGRAERGDHVVPVSTAEFDVDFTASERSRKEILDDIGGKVRTVPGIFAVVGGPLGDRIGHMMSGVSAPVAVKVFGPDLEKIRSIGTEVQKVARTIPGFENAKLDQAASIPQLRIEPDRTRALAYGITPGRISSELSALLGGHECAKLYAGQVEINLVTRLPLEWRNSPQRISEIPIQVSEKQWVPLSQIADVREAKGPNVIFRENNQRRFAIAIKPTARDVSNLAARLEKEVAEKVKRPEGYFITFEGEFQAQKEATQRIAILSSVVFMIIFMMLCGYFKSASLALQVLVNIPLALMGGLALTWLMVDNISIATLVGFIAVGGVAARNGIMMVSHYLHLMRHEGEGFTREMIVRGTKERLIPVLMTALSAGIGLIPLVLAADQPGKEILHPVAVVIVGGLISSTFLDMAVTPAMFWLIGRKAAARALSLRSEASI